The genomic region CACAATGAACGACATGCCCGTTCCGGAAGGGGATTTCTTCGAGGAACACCGCCGCAAAAACCGTGTCTATAACACGGTTTTAGCCGCTGGCATAGTCGTCTTTGGAATCACTCTTACGGTGGTAAGTCCAACTTTAACCATGTAAAATACCATCGATGTAGAGTAATTTGATCACTTCATTGAACTCTTTTGCAGGTGAAGGAAAGTGGATTGCTCTTCTTGAATTATAACCCGCCAAAAAGCTTGGATTAAAAAACATGTCACTGGGTTGTAAGATCGCAAACATATGATGATCCATGTGAATCAGAATAAAACGGGTTGAAGCATTTCAAGGAAGCGTATGATTTGATATCATCTGCAGCATAATGTCCGAAGGGTGAAGTTTAaggtgtttgaaaaatgttccgaATCTAGCAATAATTCTAGTAAAAGGAGTACTGGATTATAGAAAGGGTCTCGTACAGA from Anopheles coustani chromosome 3, idAnoCousDA_361_x.2, whole genome shotgun sequence harbors:
- the LOC131259004 gene encoding uncharacterized protein LOC131259004; translation: MQSVRPIANLAIRNAAFLSRGYHGPSNFRVYTMNDMPVPEGDFFEEHRRKNRVYNTVLAAGIVVFGITLTVVKESGLLFLNYNPPKSLD